CAGGCCACCGCACAGAAGCCGCAGACGATACCGAGGATGCGCTCTCCAGGCGTACTGCCCACAGCCATCAGCGCAGTGGGGTCGAGGTTGATGCAGAGGATGCCCAGCGTCACCAGCAGCAGCGGTATCTTCATCCGCGACAGCGGCAGCGAATCGTGTTCCGAACGGCTGCAATAGCTGATCGCCAGCGGCATGACACCGTTGATCAGCGATGCCGCCGCCACTCCGGCGAACTGCACCGCAGCCGACAACAGCGCGAAGTACAGCAGGTTGCCGGTAAGCGCCAGGCGCACCAGCATCGACAGGTCCTCGCGGCCGATCCTGCGCAACAGGCCGAAAGCCACCGGCAAGGCAATCAGCAGCGAGATGGCGCCGTACAGGGCGAAACGCACAGAGCTGATCAGCAGCGGGTTGAACTCAGGCACCAGCGACGGCGCAAGAATCACCCCGCCCCAGATCGCACCCGCCATGCCTGCATAGACCACCCCGCGTTTCATCTCCAACCACCTCGACTTCAGGAAATGCCGCCACGGTAGCGGTTGTGCTAGCGTCTGACCAAGGATAAATCCGCACCGAGGCATTCCCATGAGGAATGGCTCAAGCCATTTACCGGAGAACCGTCATCAGCCGTTATCTACGTACCCTGCCGCCGCTGGAAACCCTGATTACCTTCGAGGCGGTCGGCCGCTACGGCAGCTTCACCCAGGCCGCCACCGAGCTGTTCCTTACCCAGAGCGCAGTGAGCAAGCAGATGCGCGCGCTGGAAGACAGCCTCAAGGTGCCGCTGTTCGAACGCAAACCCCGTGGCGTGGCCCTGACGGCGGCCGGCACGGAACTGCTGGCTACCGTGGACATGCTGCTTGACCGTCTGCAACACAGCGTGCGGCGCATCCGCTCGGTGCACCAGAGCAACGCCGTGTCAGTGCTGGCGACCCACGCGCTGGCGCAGTTCTGGCTGTTCCCCAAGCTCATCGAGTTCAACAAGGCGCACCCGGGCATCGCCGTGCACGTCCACGCAATCAACGAGATCGACGAAGCCAGCCTGGTGGACTTCGACCTGGGCATCCTCTACGGCGACGGCGAGTGGACGACGCTCAACAGCCGCTTCGTGCTGCCGGAGATCGTCTACCCGGTGGCCCG
The Pseudomonas triclosanedens DNA segment above includes these coding regions:
- a CDS encoding LysR substrate-binding domain-containing protein, with amino-acid sequence MAQAIYRRTVISRYLRTLPPLETLITFEAVGRYGSFTQAATELFLTQSAVSKQMRALEDSLKVPLFERKPRGVALTAAGTELLATVDMLLDRLQHSVRRIRSVHQSNAVSVLATHALAQFWLFPKLIEFNKAHPGIAVHVHAINEIDEASLVDFDLGILYGDGEWTTLNSRFVLPEIVYPVARPDFDASSIRTLDQLATAPLVQIDTSAWSCLDWHDWFAHFGKDYQPAESDPVFNQLTLAYRAVQQGMGIGLAWSFMADEAVARGEMQRVTDLALVTERGEYLVSLRHRQLSPPAQLFHDWLLESVQAA
- a CDS encoding DMT family transporter: MKRGVVYAGMAGAIWGGVILAPSLVPEFNPLLISSVRFALYGAISLLIALPVAFGLLRRIGREDLSMLVRLALTGNLLYFALLSAAVQFAGVAAASLINGVMPLAISYCSRSEHDSLPLSRMKIPLLLVTLGILCINLDPTALMAVGSTPGERILGIVCGFCAVACWSWYATANARYLKASHFNSHEWSTLIGMVTGGMAIVLAGVGALVAPQAIPSGVSSERWMVFLWVSLFLAIFGSWLANGLWNAATRRLPMSLGGQLIVFETLFACAYAYLHQQRLPSPVEALAIVLLTVGVLWAISLHRAPAPAPARAVES